In one window of Posidoniimonas corsicana DNA:
- a CDS encoding transcriptional regulator — MPDTQRLASDSATQLPADLQQLVHAIQSLPETQRAEILPLLDRVVESTGRRRRILTLVQDALSQLRLDMKYLMFDLEATRRERDEYREKLED; from the coding sequence ATGCCAGACACGCAACGCCTCGCTTCGGATTCCGCCACCCAGCTCCCCGCTGACCTGCAGCAGCTTGTCCATGCTATCCAGAGCCTCCCCGAGACGCAGAGGGCCGAGATCCTGCCGCTGCTCGACCGGGTGGTGGAGAGCACCGGCCGCCGCCGCCGGATCCTGACCTTGGTGCAGGACGCGCTCAGCCAGCTCCGCCTGGACATGAAATACCTGATGTTCGACCTGGAGGCGACTCGTCGCGAGCGTGACGAGTACCGCGAGAAGCTGGAAGACTGA
- a CDS encoding outer membrane beta-barrel protein, whose translation MRTVYLLRLVCMLLAAACLRGESRAQPAPTRAPQQETLPTPAEDGPPLTPDSFATPRDQVDGACTDCYDAAEWQTSSGEWLTDSLARLHEFSSRNSFTHGRATGLGQPLRGTSWLNRPYEVSLDFGAFLMTGNAANGVSGAHDHFAAVTAGWDWDHYWGAQARLGWSTPNLGGGEPDNMFLTDVSLMYYPWGDSKIRPYWRMGMGLTDLEFTNINGVRQQQHLFTIPFGVGVKHQTRRWLAWRLEVVDNLALGANGTDTMNNLTITCGMEARYGGRPSGYWAWSPRGRHWW comes from the coding sequence GTGAGGACGGTCTACCTGCTGCGGCTGGTCTGTATGCTGCTCGCTGCCGCGTGCTTGCGTGGGGAGTCGCGCGCCCAGCCCGCGCCAACCAGGGCGCCGCAGCAAGAAACGCTGCCCACGCCGGCCGAAGACGGCCCCCCCCTCACGCCGGACAGCTTCGCTACGCCCCGCGACCAGGTCGACGGCGCCTGCACCGACTGCTACGACGCCGCGGAATGGCAGACCAGCTCGGGCGAATGGCTCACCGACTCGCTGGCCCGCCTGCACGAGTTCTCTTCTCGCAACTCGTTCACGCACGGCCGGGCGACCGGGCTCGGTCAGCCGCTGCGGGGCACCAGCTGGCTTAACCGGCCGTACGAGGTGTCGCTCGACTTCGGCGCGTTCCTGATGACCGGCAACGCCGCCAACGGCGTCAGCGGCGCGCACGACCACTTCGCCGCGGTCACGGCGGGGTGGGACTGGGACCACTACTGGGGCGCCCAGGCGCGGCTCGGGTGGTCGACGCCCAACCTCGGCGGGGGCGAACCCGACAACATGTTTCTGACCGATGTCAGCCTGATGTACTACCCGTGGGGCGACTCGAAGATCCGCCCCTACTGGCGGATGGGGATGGGCCTGACCGACCTCGAGTTCACCAACATCAACGGCGTGCGGCAGCAGCAGCACCTGTTTACCATCCCCTTCGGCGTTGGCGTCAAGCACCAGACCCGACGCTGGCTGGCGTGGCGCCTGGAGGTGGTCGACAACCTCGCACTGGGCGCTAATGGCACGGACACGATGAACAACCTGACCATCACGTGCGGCATGGAGGCGCGCTACGGCGGCCGCCCCAGCGGCTACTGGGCCTGGAGCCCCCGCGGCCGGCACTGGTGGTAG
- the purQ gene encoding phosphoribosylformylglycinamidine synthase I: MAAPKALILRSPGTNCDVESAHAFELAGATTESLHIRRLLEQPDRVDDFQILCLPGGFSYGDDISAGRVLGNEVRLHLADACRRFKDAGKLVLGICNGFQVLMKTGLLDIDDDQGPQATLTLNDSGHYEARWVRAAAVPGQCVFLQGLSDLDLPIAHAEGKFVARDQDAFDALQAAGRLVIRYTEPCGASPATYPANPNGSVGDVAGICDTTGRVFGLMPHPERFVDRTQHPRWTRGGVEEGAGLKIFENAVGYFR; this comes from the coding sequence ATGGCCGCTCCCAAAGCCCTTATCCTCCGCTCCCCCGGCACCAACTGCGACGTCGAAAGCGCCCACGCGTTTGAGTTGGCGGGCGCGACGACCGAGTCGCTGCACATCCGCCGTCTGCTGGAGCAGCCCGACCGTGTCGACGACTTCCAGATCCTCTGCCTGCCGGGCGGGTTCAGCTACGGCGACGACATCTCGGCCGGCCGGGTGCTGGGCAACGAGGTGCGGCTGCACCTGGCGGACGCCTGCCGCCGGTTCAAGGACGCCGGCAAGCTGGTGCTTGGGATCTGCAACGGCTTCCAGGTGCTGATGAAGACCGGCCTACTGGACATCGACGACGACCAGGGCCCGCAGGCGACGCTGACGCTCAACGACAGCGGGCATTACGAGGCCCGCTGGGTGCGCGCCGCGGCAGTGCCCGGCCAGTGTGTGTTCTTGCAGGGGCTGTCGGACCTCGACCTGCCGATCGCCCACGCCGAAGGAAAGTTCGTCGCCCGCGACCAGGACGCGTTCGACGCGCTGCAGGCGGCCGGTAGGCTCGTGATCCGCTACACCGAGCCGTGCGGCGCCTCGCCCGCCACGTACCCGGCGAACCCCAACGGGTCGGTGGGCGACGTGGCCGGAATCTGCGACACGACCGGACGCGTGTTTGGCTTGATGCCGCACCCCGAGCGGTTTGTCGACCGCACGCAGCACCCGCGGTGGACGCGCGGCGGCGTGGAAGAGGGGGCGGGCCTCAAGATCTTCGAGAACGCGGTCGGCTACTTCCGCTGA
- the purL gene encoding phosphoribosylformylglycinamidine synthase subunit PurL → MLWEVDIHPAPTEADRAAERLVASARQAGYGEQLNAATARAFLIQGEHLGEDQVQRICDELLCDRVVERAEFAPVGDDRLLATPARLAGDATLVQVLPKPGVMDPVALSTETAIADLGIERPLVRTLNKYWLTGVDAAAAQSVSDRLLANDAIEQSVIGPLSVDHLDAGGAYEFHLQHVKISGLDDDALMRLSKEGQLYLQLAEMQTIQRYFDELGREPTDIELETLAQTWSEHCSHKTLAGRIAYRDENGERTFDNMLKETIFAATLELRERWGADDWCVSIFKDNAGIVRFDEEDNIAFKVETHNHPSALEPYGGANTGLGGVIRDTLGTGLGAKPVCSTDVFCFAPPDVDAADLPPGVLHPRRVMQGVVEGVRDYGNRMGIPTVNGAVYFDERYLGNPLVYCGNAGIIPRDMSFKEPQPGDLAVAIGGRTGRDGIHGATFSSAELTSESEDLSGGAVQIGNAIEEKRVQDVLLAARDRGLYTAVTDCGAGGFSSAVGEMGEEIGAEVWLDKAPLKYEGLSYTEIWISEAQERMVFSVPEAKLAEFQSLCESEGVEAVVIGQFNPTGKLLLKYGEHTVGELPMSLLHDGRPPVVRQASYTPSPVTPLTPPDKANYTADLLAILGSLNVASKEWVIRQYDHEVQGGSVVKPLVGVRSDGPGDAAVVRPKLTSRRGMVIGCGMNPRYGDLDTGRMAASAIDEAVRNCVAVGADPKLIAVLDNFCWGDCEKPETLGSLVRAAITCHDLSLQLETPFVSGKDSLNNEFSYEADGQKQTIAIPPSLLISAMGQIDDVEKSVTMDLKQAGSALYLVGATRDELGGSHFAQVNDLEGGAAPTVDGPAARDTFIALHQAINSGLVRACHDLSEGGLAVAAAEMAFAGELGAQIDLSAVPFVGDGDSAAARLFSESNTRFLCEVAPENEAAFSEALGGRAAKVGVVTDSQELTIESGGAAVIKSPLGELKAAWQSPLAW, encoded by the coding sequence ATGCTCTGGGAAGTTGATATCCACCCCGCCCCCACCGAAGCCGACCGCGCCGCCGAGCGCCTGGTCGCCTCCGCCCGGCAAGCCGGCTACGGCGAGCAGCTGAACGCGGCTACCGCCCGGGCGTTCCTGATCCAGGGCGAGCACCTCGGCGAGGACCAGGTGCAGCGGATCTGCGACGAGCTGCTGTGCGACCGCGTTGTGGAGCGCGCCGAGTTCGCCCCCGTGGGCGACGACCGGCTGCTGGCCACGCCCGCTCGCCTCGCAGGCGACGCGACGCTGGTGCAGGTGCTTCCCAAGCCGGGCGTGATGGACCCGGTCGCGCTCAGCACCGAGACCGCCATCGCCGACCTGGGCATCGAGCGACCGCTGGTCCGCACGCTCAACAAGTACTGGCTGACCGGCGTCGACGCGGCCGCCGCCCAATCGGTCAGCGACCGCCTGCTGGCGAACGACGCGATCGAGCAGTCGGTCATCGGCCCGCTGTCGGTCGACCACCTGGACGCCGGCGGCGCTTACGAGTTCCATCTGCAGCACGTGAAGATCAGCGGCCTGGACGACGACGCCCTGATGCGGCTCAGCAAGGAGGGACAGCTCTACCTGCAGCTGGCCGAGATGCAAACCATCCAGCGGTACTTTGACGAACTGGGCCGCGAACCGACCGACATCGAGCTCGAGACCCTCGCCCAGACCTGGAGCGAGCACTGCAGCCACAAGACGCTGGCCGGCCGGATTGCGTACCGCGACGAGAACGGCGAGCGGACCTTCGACAACATGCTGAAGGAGACCATCTTCGCCGCCACGCTCGAGCTCCGCGAGCGGTGGGGCGCCGACGACTGGTGCGTCAGCATCTTCAAGGACAACGCCGGCATCGTCCGCTTCGACGAAGAAGACAACATCGCCTTCAAGGTCGAGACCCACAACCACCCGTCGGCCCTCGAACCGTACGGCGGCGCCAACACCGGCCTCGGCGGCGTGATCCGTGACACGCTGGGCACCGGACTGGGCGCCAAGCCGGTCTGCAGCACCGACGTGTTCTGCTTCGCCCCGCCCGACGTCGACGCGGCCGACCTGCCGCCCGGCGTGCTCCACCCGCGGCGGGTGATGCAGGGCGTGGTTGAGGGCGTGCGCGACTACGGCAACCGGATGGGCATCCCCACGGTCAACGGCGCCGTCTACTTCGACGAGCGCTACCTCGGCAACCCACTGGTGTACTGCGGCAACGCCGGCATCATCCCCCGCGACATGTCGTTCAAGGAGCCCCAGCCGGGCGATCTGGCGGTGGCGATCGGCGGCCGCACTGGCCGTGATGGGATCCACGGCGCCACGTTCTCCAGCGCCGAGCTGACCAGCGAAAGCGAGGACCTCTCCGGCGGCGCCGTGCAGATCGGCAACGCGATCGAAGAGAAACGCGTGCAGGACGTGCTGCTCGCCGCCCGCGACCGGGGCCTGTACACCGCGGTGACCGACTGCGGCGCCGGCGGCTTCTCGTCGGCCGTGGGTGAGATGGGCGAGGAGATCGGCGCCGAGGTCTGGCTCGACAAGGCACCGCTCAAGTACGAGGGCCTCTCGTACACCGAGATCTGGATCTCCGAGGCCCAGGAGCGGATGGTCTTCTCGGTACCCGAGGCGAAGCTGGCCGAGTTCCAGTCGCTGTGCGAGTCAGAGGGGGTCGAGGCGGTCGTGATCGGCCAGTTCAACCCGACCGGCAAGCTGCTGCTGAAGTACGGCGAGCACACCGTGGGCGAGCTGCCGATGTCGCTCCTGCACGACGGCCGGCCGCCCGTGGTCAGGCAGGCCAGCTACACGCCCAGCCCCGTCACGCCGCTCACCCCGCCGGACAAGGCCAACTACACCGCCGACCTGCTCGCCATCCTGGGCTCGCTGAATGTGGCGAGCAAGGAGTGGGTGATCCGCCAGTACGACCATGAGGTGCAGGGCGGCAGCGTGGTGAAGCCGCTGGTGGGCGTCCGCTCCGACGGTCCGGGCGACGCGGCCGTGGTGCGGCCGAAGCTCACCTCCCGCCGCGGTATGGTGATTGGCTGCGGCATGAACCCCCGCTACGGCGACCTCGACACCGGCCGCATGGCGGCCAGCGCCATCGACGAGGCGGTCCGCAACTGCGTCGCGGTGGGCGCCGACCCGAAGCTGATCGCGGTGCTCGACAACTTCTGCTGGGGCGACTGCGAGAAGCCCGAAACCCTCGGCTCGCTGGTGAGGGCCGCCATCACCTGCCACGACCTATCACTCCAGCTCGAAACGCCGTTTGTCAGCGGCAAGGACAGCCTGAACAACGAGTTCAGCTACGAGGCCGACGGGCAGAAGCAGACCATCGCCATCCCGCCGTCGCTGCTGATCAGCGCGATGGGGCAGATCGACGATGTCGAGAAGAGCGTCACGATGGACCTCAAGCAGGCGGGCAGCGCGCTCTACCTGGTGGGCGCCACGCGGGACGAGTTGGGCGGATCCCACTTCGCCCAGGTCAACGATCTGGAGGGTGGCGCCGCGCCCACCGTTGACGGGCCGGCGGCCCGGGACACGTTCATTGCACTCCATCAGGCGATCAACTCCGGTCTGGTCCGAGCCTGCCACGACCTCAGCGAGGGCGGCTTGGCCGTGGCCGCCGCCGAAATGGCGTTCGCCGGAGAGCTGGGCGCCCAGATCGACCTGTCGGCCGTGCCCTTCGTGGGCGACGGCGACTCCGCCGCGGCGCGGCTGTTTAGCGAGTCGAACACGCGGTTCCTGTGTGAAGTCGCGCCCGAAAACGAGGCAGCGTTCAGCGAGGCGCTCGGCGGCCGCGCCGCCAAGGTCGGCGTCGTGACCGATTCGCAGGAGCTCACGATCGAGAGCGGCGGCGCGGCGGTCATCAAGTCGCCCTTAGGTGAGCTCAAGGCGGCGTGGCAGTCGCCGCTCGCGTGGTGA
- the hemG gene encoding protoporphyrinogen oxidase, whose amino-acid sequence MPPPSPTPIRVAIVGGGIAGLSAAVRLGELSPASEVTVFEAQPQPGGVLRTLRDNGWLIEQSADNFLTKLPYATQLCETLGVADQLLETDPARRRALVVNLGRVTPTPEGFLLMSARTIVPILRTPLLSWRGRLRLLCEPFVPRKRDDSDESVASFARRRVGEEAFQRLVQPLLAGIYTADPEKLSMQATMPQFVEQEREHGSLFLAARRQENRVRGESGARYSQFVAPREGMQSIVDAAVRRLPAGAVRVAAEVRAIQKTARGWRVEAPDADPHEFDGVIVATPSYAAAALLTGVDPDLSSLLDQIPYAGSSIVCLGVREDQLPSLPTGFGFVVPAAEGRRIIAASFSSLKFPDRTPSGRLLIRVFVGGALQPELAELPDADLERLALEELRELCGLTGEPERVVIARWPRRMPQYHLGHNALVDEIFALADRHPGLGLAGAAYRGVGVPQCVHSGQQAADRVHARLTGEAGT is encoded by the coding sequence ATGCCGCCCCCCTCCCCCACCCCGATACGAGTCGCGATTGTTGGCGGCGGAATCGCCGGCCTCTCCGCGGCGGTCAGGCTGGGCGAGCTTTCGCCCGCTTCGGAGGTGACGGTCTTCGAGGCCCAGCCGCAGCCCGGCGGCGTGCTTCGCACCCTGCGCGACAACGGCTGGCTAATCGAGCAGTCGGCTGACAACTTCCTCACCAAGCTCCCCTACGCCACTCAGCTCTGCGAGACGCTCGGCGTAGCGGACCAGCTGCTCGAGACCGACCCCGCCCGCCGCAGGGCGCTGGTGGTCAACCTCGGCCGCGTGACGCCTACGCCGGAAGGGTTCCTGCTGATGTCCGCGCGGACGATCGTGCCGATCCTGCGGACGCCGCTGCTGAGCTGGCGGGGCCGACTGCGGCTGCTCTGCGAGCCGTTTGTTCCCCGCAAACGGGACGACTCGGACGAGAGCGTCGCGTCGTTCGCTCGTCGACGCGTCGGGGAGGAAGCATTCCAGAGGCTGGTGCAGCCGCTCCTGGCCGGCATCTACACGGCCGACCCCGAGAAGCTCAGCATGCAGGCCACCATGCCGCAGTTCGTCGAGCAGGAACGCGAGCACGGCAGCCTGTTCCTGGCCGCGCGGCGGCAAGAGAACAGAGTGCGCGGCGAGAGCGGCGCACGGTACTCGCAGTTCGTCGCGCCGCGTGAGGGCATGCAATCGATTGTCGACGCCGCCGTGCGGCGTCTGCCCGCCGGCGCCGTGAGGGTGGCGGCGGAGGTCCGCGCCATCCAGAAGACCGCCCGCGGTTGGCGGGTCGAGGCGCCCGACGCCGATCCCCATGAGTTTGATGGCGTGATTGTCGCCACCCCGTCGTACGCGGCGGCGGCGCTGCTCACCGGGGTCGACCCCGACTTGAGCAGCCTCTTGGACCAGATCCCCTACGCCGGCTCGTCGATCGTCTGCTTGGGCGTCAGGGAAGACCAGCTGCCGAGCCTGCCCACCGGGTTCGGATTTGTGGTCCCAGCCGCCGAGGGCCGGAGGATCATCGCCGCCAGTTTCTCGAGTCTGAAGTTCCCCGACCGCACCCCCAGCGGGCGGCTGCTGATCCGAGTGTTCGTGGGCGGCGCGCTGCAGCCGGAACTCGCCGAGTTGCCCGATGCCGATCTCGAGCGATTAGCTCTCGAGGAACTCCGTGAGCTGTGTGGCCTGACCGGTGAACCCGAGCGGGTCGTCATCGCCCGCTGGCCGCGTCGGATGCCGCAGTACCACCTGGGTCACAACGCCCTGGTCGACGAGATCTTTGCGCTCGCCGACCGTCACCCAGGCTTGGGGCTGGCCGGGGCGGCGTACCGCGGCGTTGGCGTGCCGCAGTGCGTTCACAGCGGTCAGCAAGCGGCCGATCGGGTCCACGCGCGGCTGACCGGCGAAGCCGGCACATGA
- a CDS encoding prephenate dehydrogenase, translating to MANHGVVAIIGPGLIGGSIGLGLRANGIAERTIGVTRSDASTKRALTAGVVDVATTDLGAACAEADLIVVCTPVSGVPAACQQAAAAARPGTVITDGGSTKKRLVEAVEQALDGSPVRFVGSHPLAGDHKSGPESARADLLAGRVVVVTPTRHTDADALEVVKRLWAGLGARVESMSPAEHDAALAKTSHAPHVIAAALAAATPEELLGLTGGGWRDTTRVAAGGAGLWRDILLDNPQATLQALEAFTEQLGRLQQAIADNDRDATYRHLEEGKLRRDALGS from the coding sequence ATGGCGAACCACGGTGTAGTAGCGATTATCGGGCCGGGGCTCATCGGGGGATCCATCGGCCTCGGCCTGCGGGCGAACGGGATCGCCGAACGCACCATCGGCGTCACGCGGTCCGACGCGTCGACCAAGCGGGCGTTGACCGCCGGTGTGGTGGACGTGGCGACCACCGACCTGGGGGCCGCTTGTGCCGAGGCCGACTTGATCGTCGTTTGCACCCCCGTGAGCGGTGTGCCCGCCGCCTGTCAGCAGGCCGCAGCGGCCGCCCGCCCCGGGACGGTGATCACCGACGGCGGCAGCACCAAGAAGCGTCTGGTCGAAGCGGTTGAACAGGCGTTGGACGGGTCCCCGGTCAGGTTTGTCGGCAGCCACCCGCTTGCAGGCGACCACAAGTCTGGGCCAGAATCTGCCCGGGCCGACCTGCTAGCAGGCCGAGTGGTGGTGGTGACCCCGACCCGGCACACCGACGCGGACGCCCTGGAGGTCGTCAAGCGACTGTGGGCCGGGCTGGGCGCCCGAGTGGAGTCGATGTCGCCGGCGGAGCACGACGCCGCGCTCGCTAAAACCAGCCACGCGCCGCACGTGATCGCCGCCGCCCTGGCCGCCGCAACCCCCGAGGAGCTGCTGGGCCTGACCGGCGGCGGGTGGCGCGACACCACGCGTGTCGCTGCAGGCGGCGCCGGCCTGTGGCGCGACATCCTGCTGGACAACCCGCAGGCGACCCTCCAAGCCCTGGAAGCGTTTACCGAGCAGCTCGGCCGGCTGCAGCAGGCGATCGCGGACAACGACCGCGACGCCACCTACCGACACCTCGAAGAAGGGAAGCTCCGCCGCGATGCTCTGGGAAGTTGA
- a CDS encoding DUF1573 domain-containing protein, which produces MHLRVCLILLATLVLAPACHAQQWAKEMFDKVDHDFGAVARGSDTVYRFEVTNKYKEDIRLLSVRSSCGCTSPSIETTDWIKTWEKGYVLAKFNTRTFTGLHSATLTVDLEVKSPKVSTYRGQVQLRVHGNIRGDVVFEPGAIVFGEVDQGDTLEKRVTVTHSGRSSWKIEDVRSASDNLEVELTERHRSGGRVVYDLLARLKEGATPGLVKEQLAIVTNDSSNPRVPIDVEGRIVPEISVAPANLVFGKVEEGQSAKKRLIVRGKTPFRVVSIECENKAFRFSTDEDAKEHHIVTVEFDATAEPGDLKAPIIIRTDRGDAYAASCTAYATIEQSVEQGEPEKEVADATQGAESPVRPIGGSLAQDR; this is translated from the coding sequence ATGCATCTGCGAGTGTGCCTGATTCTGCTTGCCACCCTCGTCCTGGCCCCCGCCTGCCACGCGCAGCAGTGGGCAAAGGAGATGTTCGACAAAGTCGACCACGACTTTGGGGCCGTCGCCCGGGGTTCTGACACGGTCTACCGCTTCGAGGTGACCAACAAGTACAAGGAAGACATCCGCCTGCTGAGCGTCCGCTCCAGCTGCGGCTGCACCTCCCCCTCGATCGAGACCACCGACTGGATCAAGACCTGGGAGAAGGGCTACGTGCTGGCTAAGTTCAATACCCGCACCTTCACCGGCCTGCACAGCGCTACGCTGACGGTCGACCTGGAGGTGAAGAGCCCGAAGGTTTCGACCTACCGGGGTCAGGTTCAGCTCCGCGTGCACGGCAACATCCGCGGCGACGTGGTGTTCGAGCCGGGCGCCATTGTGTTCGGCGAAGTCGACCAGGGCGACACGCTCGAGAAGCGGGTGACCGTCACCCACTCGGGCCGGTCGAGCTGGAAGATCGAGGACGTCCGCAGCGCCAGCGACAACCTTGAAGTGGAGCTGACTGAGCGTCACCGCTCGGGCGGCCGCGTGGTGTACGACCTGCTCGCCCGCCTGAAGGAGGGCGCCACGCCCGGGCTGGTGAAGGAGCAGCTGGCGATTGTCACGAACGACTCGAGCAACCCCCGCGTGCCGATCGACGTCGAGGGCCGGATTGTGCCTGAGATCTCCGTCGCGCCGGCCAATCTGGTGTTCGGCAAGGTCGAGGAGGGGCAGTCCGCCAAGAAGCGGCTGATCGTCCGCGGCAAGACCCCGTTCCGCGTGGTCAGTATCGAGTGCGAGAACAAGGCCTTCCGGTTCAGCACCGACGAAGACGCCAAGGAGCACCACATCGTGACCGTCGAGTTCGACGCCACTGCCGAGCCCGGCGACCTCAAGGCGCCTATCATCATCCGCACCGACCGCGGCGACGCTTACGCCGCCAGCTGCACGGCGTACGCCACGATCGAGCAGTCGGTCGAACAGGGCGAGCCCGAGAAGGAAGTCGCCGACGCCACCCAGGGCGCCGAGTCGCCGGTCCGCCCGATCGGCGGCAGCCTCGCCCAGGACCGCTAG
- a CDS encoding serine/threonine-protein kinase translates to MSSVTTAEQLSQRAQDVNILTEHQAQSAWSELGTRNVDLDTFAQVLVRKGLVTNYQLERLKKGQRTGFFYGKYKVLYGVGSGTFARVYRAVDNESGDVFAVKVLRASVAAEPGQTDLFRREGELGMTLKHPNIVPIHEVYSKGGVHYMVMDFVEGRNLRELYKVRKKFAPIEAANIIADVVAGLNGAFQVGVTHRDLKMSNVLVSSDGRAMLVDFGLAALEEEVADGEAANARAIDYAGLERATGMRKDDTRSDIFFAGCMLYQMVSGRPPLSETRDRMQRLQKSRYQEIPPLGSIAPEVPAPLVMAISKAIEFDPARRYQTPAEMFADLKLAIKRAESGAEAKKQDRAVGSEGLGPDGEPRKLMIVESSIKRQDVLRELFKRNGYRVLVTGDPERALDRFRSDPATAEIVVFCTGELGQSALEMFNHFGEETATRDLPAVLLLDEAQKSWKPHAAVADHRRCLAMPIKLRELREAVVLSRTAKATAT, encoded by the coding sequence ATGTCTAGCGTTACGACCGCCGAGCAGCTCTCGCAGCGAGCCCAGGATGTGAACATCCTGACCGAACACCAGGCCCAATCGGCCTGGAGCGAGCTGGGCACCCGCAATGTGGACCTCGACACCTTCGCCCAGGTGCTAGTCCGCAAGGGCTTGGTGACCAACTACCAGCTCGAGCGGCTCAAGAAGGGGCAGCGGACCGGCTTCTTCTACGGTAAGTACAAGGTGCTGTACGGGGTTGGCTCCGGGACGTTCGCCCGCGTGTACCGCGCAGTGGACAACGAGTCGGGCGACGTTTTCGCCGTGAAGGTGCTCCGCGCCAGCGTGGCGGCCGAGCCGGGGCAAACCGACCTGTTCCGACGCGAGGGCGAGCTGGGCATGACGCTCAAGCACCCCAATATCGTGCCGATCCACGAGGTGTACTCCAAGGGCGGCGTGCACTACATGGTGATGGACTTTGTTGAGGGACGGAACCTCCGCGAGCTCTACAAGGTCCGCAAGAAGTTCGCCCCGATCGAGGCCGCCAACATCATCGCCGACGTGGTGGCGGGCCTGAACGGCGCGTTCCAGGTCGGCGTCACGCACCGCGACCTCAAGATGTCCAACGTGCTGGTGTCGAGCGACGGCCGCGCCATGCTGGTCGACTTCGGTCTGGCTGCGCTGGAGGAAGAGGTAGCCGACGGCGAGGCGGCCAACGCCCGCGCCATCGACTACGCCGGCCTCGAGCGGGCCACCGGCATGCGGAAGGACGACACCCGCAGCGACATCTTCTTCGCCGGGTGCATGCTCTACCAGATGGTGAGCGGACGGCCCCCGCTCTCCGAGACCCGCGACCGCATGCAGCGGCTGCAGAAGTCGCGTTACCAGGAGATCCCCCCGCTGGGCTCGATCGCGCCGGAAGTCCCCGCTCCGCTGGTGATGGCGATTTCCAAGGCGATCGAGTTCGACCCGGCACGCCGCTACCAGACGCCGGCCGAGATGTTCGCCGACCTCAAGCTGGCCATCAAGCGGGCCGAGTCGGGCGCCGAGGCGAAGAAGCAGGACCGTGCGGTCGGCTCCGAGGGCCTGGGCCCCGATGGCGAGCCGCGCAAGCTGATGATCGTCGAGTCGTCGATCAAACGCCAAGACGTGCTCCGCGAGTTGTTCAAACGCAACGGCTACCGGGTGCTGGTCACGGGCGACCCGGAACGGGCGCTCGACCGCTTCCGCAGCGACCCCGCCACCGCCGAGATCGTCGTGTTCTGCACGGGCGAGCTTGGTCAATCCGCCCTCGAGATGTTTAACCACTTCGGCGAGGAGACCGCCACCCGCGACCTGCCCGCCGTGCTGCTGCTCGACGAGGCGCAGAAGTCGTGGAAGCCGCACGCGGCAGTCGCCGACCACCGCCGCTGCCTGGCGATGCCGATCAAGCTCCGCGAGCTCCGCGAGGCGGTGGTCCTCTCACGCACCGCCAAGGCGACCGCCACCTAG